From Lolium perenne isolate Kyuss_39 chromosome 5, Kyuss_2.0, whole genome shotgun sequence, a single genomic window includes:
- the LOC127298844 gene encoding uncharacterized protein, with amino-acid sequence MAGVEAKPADATDEDAAAARDDDPQPQVARLPEDVLAHVLRRVPPRWLAASRCVCPAWRDAVDSRGLLLTDLLPLSFAGLFIHFNEHKFPEFFARPSSSSSSARAVSGDLSFLPSASPDCGHWWDEADDFRDYRIQDHCNGLLLLSSNTVVNPATRRWNALTTCPAKEAADDGRYHGLLAYNPMVSPDEYQVVMIPALFYCPEAGEVDPWIEESEWPRKIYVFSSNTGCWEARHFVREGDAAGIVGDDGMMHVAYWDYSAVYLRGALYVRCKADFLMRISLSTNTYSVIKPPAGIAEKEYYTHVQVVRSEKGVYLVELDKHYDDKCCLRVWILDESCGHMKWILKHDKDLNPLLGHRVYRRAHWTLEDINYKLFLSSGFQEEKKKATSEEKFEWNSDRDEYENMVDHCHLEDKKKSVVGKELEWNSSTHNVFMDEDMVEQCYLGEEYYDNIYHEDIKILGFHPYKEVVFLSASERTGLAYHLNGSKIEILGNIYPQDYTHFKSIPNELEKIKSFPYTPCWIEEFPGNN; translated from the exons ATGGCCGGCGTCGAGGCGAAGCCAGCTGACGCGACCGACGAGGACGCGGCCGCCGCTCGCGACGACGACCCGCAGCCGCAGGTGGCGCGCCTGCCGGAAGACGTGCTCGCCCACGTCCTCCGCCGCGTCCCGCCGCGCTGGCTCGCGGCCTCGCGCTGCGTCTGCCCGGCCTGGCGCGACGCCGTCGACAGCCGCGGCCTGCTGCTTACCGACCTGCTCCCGCTCTCCTTCGCCGGCCTCTTCATCCACTTTAACGAGCACAAGTTCCCGGAGTTCTTCGCCcgcccatcctcctcctcctcctccgcgcgggcGGTCAGCGGCGACCTCAGCTTCCTGCCGTCCGCCAGCCCCGACTGCGGCCACTGGTGGGACGAGGCGGACGATTTCCGCGACTACCGCATCCAGGACCACTGCAACGGCCTCCTCCTGCTTAGCAGCAACACCGTGGTCAACCCCGCTACGCGACGCTGGAACGCTCTGACGACGTGTCCGGCCAAGGAAGCCGCCGACGACGGGCGGTACCATGGCCTTCTAGCCTACAATCCCATGGTATCGCCTGATGAATACCAGGTTGTCATGATCCCTGCCTTGTTCTACTGCCCTGAAGCCGGCGAGGTAGACCCCTGGATCGAGGAATCTGAATGGCCACGCAAGATATATGTGTTCTCATCAAACACGGGCTGTTGGGAAGCGAGGCATTTCGTCCGAGAAGGGGATGCTGCAGGGATCGTCGGTGACGACGGCATGATGCACGTGGCTTACTGGGACTACAGCGCTGTCTATCTTCGAGGAGCACTTTACGTGCGCTGCAAAGCTGATTTTCTCATGAG AATATCACTGTCTACCAATACATACAGTGTAATTAAACCACCTGCCGGTATCGCAGAGAAGGAGTACTACACACATGTTCAGGTTGTAAGATCAGAAAAGGGGGTGTACCTTGTGGAGCTTGATAAGCATTATGATGATAAGTGCTGCCTTCGAGTTTGGATACTGGATGAATCTTGTGGTCACATGAAGTGGATTCTGAAGCATGACAAAGACCTCAACCCCCTGCTGGGTCACCGCGTTTACCGGCGAGCTCACTGGACCTTAGAAGATATTAACTACAAATTGTTCCTTTCTTCTGGATTTcaagaagaaaagaagaaagcAACGAGTGAAGAGAAATTTGAATGGAACTCTGACAGGGATGAGTATGAAAACATGGTTGACCATTGTCATTTAGAAGACAAGAAGAAATCAGTAGTTGGAAAGGAATTGGAATGGAACTCCAGCACTCATAATGTTTTTATGGATGAAGATATGGTTGAACAGTGCTACTTGGGTGAAGAGTATTACGATAATATATATCATGAAGACATCAAGATACTTGGGTTTCACCCATATAAAGAGGTTGTCTTCTTGAGTGCATCGGAGCGGACTGGACTGGCATATCATTTGAATGGCTCCAAGATTGAAATCTTAGGAAATATATACCCACAGGATTATACACATTTCAAATCGATACCTAATGAACTGGAGAAAATCAAATCTTTCCCATACACACCATGTTGGATTGAAGAGTTCCCTGGAAACAATTAG
- the LOC127298845 gene encoding uncharacterized protein, with amino-acid sequence MGSGLAHATDDDDEEEDQEHHGGGEDQEEEVGGEDQEEEGGGEDQEEEGDEEDLSEDEGLGNLVFDPDPSLEWCEPEDYQYVPALERLRPRDRKPYRRGITQLPSLKSWRYRHVVLVPYGRSSFQFEDPTQRPPRVYSNILGGLLRWYFPGIVNFPTGGCDVAWRWAHYSLAEDPLGRGTAADLVVAKFWKYFKRAEGKENACDDVLHQLARKRVTGMHYEARIQCVRDWHAYRFVHMSKEDARDTLMQPWQYLQCTAYVSKFKQKYGEEANPEAEDFDPEVAVLAGEGLKHGRLWFGDGCVDPARVPSLRQIRRGRKSGQPEVEPRPRASDLAVERLREEMAAKERAAQEQRAQMEQQILQYQQQQTQMMQQMQQQQQMMQQQQAQMSWLMSQTALSSPPGSLPPPPYSMWMPPPPTQTPGTPITVNNMNIIRSMNLDFMSQGNDNEAGGSGGGQG; translated from the exons atgggaagtggccttgcccacgCAA ccgatgatgatgacgaggaggaggaccaggagcaccacgggggtggggaggaccaggaggaggaggtgggtggggaggaccaggaggaggaggggggtggggaggaccaggaggaggagggggacgaggaggacctctcggaggatgaggggttggggaacttagtgttcgatcctgatccaagcctagagtggtgtgagccggaggattaccagtacgttccagctttggagaggctgaggccacgtgataggaagccatatcggcgtgggataacacagctccccTCGCTGAAGAGCTGGCGCTACAGGCACGTTGTTCTTgtgccctatggaaggag ctcgttccagtttgaagacccgacgcagagaccgccacgtgtgtactcgaacatccttgggggcctacttaggtggtatttccctgggatagtcaacttccctactggtggctgcgacgtagcttggaggtgggcgcactacagcctcgcggaagatcctcttggccgcggcaccgcggcggatttggttgttgccaaattctgg aaatacttcaagagggccgagggcaaggagaatgcgtgcgatgatgtcctacaccagcttgcaaggaagagggtgactggcatgcactacgaggcacgtattcaatgcgtccgcgactggcacgcctaccgcttcgtccacatgagtaaggaggacgctcgcgacacgctcatgcagccgtggcagtacttgcag tgcacggcgtatgtctccaagttcaagcagaagtacggcgaggaggccaatccagaggccgaggactttgaccctgaggtcgcggtgcttgcgggagaaggcttgaagcatggccgcctatggtttggtgacgggtgcgtcgacccagcgagggttccctctctccgccagatccgtcgtggtcgtaagagcggccagcctgaggtagagccccggccacgggcttcggatctagctgtcgagcggttacgg gaggagatggcagcgaaggagcgggcggcccaggagcaaagggcgcagatggagcagcagattctgcagtaccagcagcagcagacacagatgatgcagcagatgcaacagcagcagcagatgatgcagcagcagcaggcacagatgagctggctgatgagccagacggctctgtcctctccaccggggagtcttcctcctccaccttactccatgtggatgccgccaccgcccactcagaccccggggacacctatcaccgtcaacaacatgaacatcatccggagcatgaacctcg ATTTTATGTCACAAGGCAATGACAatgaggccggcggaagcggaggaggacaaggttga